From a region of the Paenibacillus segetis genome:
- a CDS encoding ABC transporter ATP-binding protein, with the protein MKHWKSYFTFVKPYTKWIILTLFIGILKFGIPSLLPLVQKYVIDDILLNTTLDLNQKVSNLMMVLGITFFLFVIVRGPVEYARQYFAQLITAKILSDLRSKLYSHLQRLSLRYYQNTKVGEIISRFINDAEQTKNIVEVGMMNIWLDMFTLIFVLGFMFYLNPTLTLVAIAIFPLYALAVKILYKRLKKLTKDRSAALAGIQAYLHERIQGISVIRSFALERHDHRKFEGINGKYLNKALAHSRWNAWTFAIINTLTDIAPLLVIGYGGYQVIQGNLTLGTFIAFFGYLDRLYAPLKRLINSSTILTQASASWERVQELLEEPYDMTDANDAAILKPGSYGVAFRNVWFKYQEHDNWVLKNITFQASPGQTVAFVGMSGGGKSSLVGLIPRFYDVQKGSLIVGGKDIKHWTMESLRNQIGMVLQDNFLFSGSVRENIMLGNPDCDDEAVFAAARAANAHDFIMELPQGYDTEVGERGVKLSGGQKQRVAIARVFLKDPPILILDEATSALDLESESLIQQSLRQLSQSRTTLIVAHRLSTITHADLIIVMKSGSIAERGTHEELMEKQGVYAQLYNIQNLNS; encoded by the coding sequence TTGAAACACTGGAAGTCCTATTTTACTTTTGTTAAGCCTTATACGAAATGGATTATTCTCACTTTATTCATTGGTATTTTGAAGTTTGGTATTCCATCTTTGCTACCTCTCGTACAGAAGTATGTAATTGATGACATCTTGCTGAATACTACGCTAGATTTGAATCAAAAAGTAAGTAATTTGATGATGGTTCTAGGCATAACATTCTTTCTTTTTGTTATTGTACGGGGGCCGGTGGAGTATGCCAGACAATATTTCGCCCAACTCATCACAGCTAAGATTTTGTCTGACTTACGAAGTAAACTTTACAGTCACCTTCAGCGATTGTCGCTACGTTATTATCAGAATACAAAAGTGGGAGAGATCATTTCCCGTTTTATAAATGACGCGGAACAAACGAAGAATATCGTTGAAGTTGGTATGATGAATATTTGGCTGGATATGTTTACTTTGATATTCGTCCTAGGATTTATGTTTTATTTGAATCCAACGCTGACACTTGTAGCGATAGCTATTTTTCCATTGTATGCTTTGGCCGTCAAAATATTGTACAAGCGGTTAAAAAAGTTGACGAAGGATCGATCAGCAGCTTTAGCAGGTATCCAGGCTTATTTACATGAACGAATTCAAGGGATCTCCGTTATTCGTAGCTTTGCTTTGGAAAGACATGATCATCGAAAATTCGAAGGGATCAACGGAAAATATTTAAACAAAGCATTGGCTCATAGCCGCTGGAATGCATGGACATTTGCGATTATTAACACTCTAACTGATATTGCTCCTCTGTTGGTCATTGGTTATGGGGGATATCAGGTCATTCAGGGCAATCTGACGTTGGGGACATTTATTGCTTTCTTTGGATATCTTGATCGTCTTTACGCACCGTTAAAAAGATTGATTAACTCATCTACGATTCTAACGCAAGCTTCCGCATCGTGGGAGCGTGTACAAGAGCTATTGGAAGAACCTTATGATATGACAGATGCTAATGATGCCGCTATATTAAAGCCTGGAAGCTATGGTGTAGCATTTCGAAATGTATGGTTTAAATATCAAGAACACGATAACTGGGTGCTCAAGAATATTACGTTTCAGGCAAGCCCTGGGCAAACGGTAGCCTTTGTAGGAATGAGTGGTGGAGGTAAGTCGTCTCTCGTCGGCTTGATTCCTCGGTTCTATGATGTTCAGAAAGGCTCTTTAATCGTCGGAGGGAAGGATATTAAACATTGGACGATGGAGAGTCTACGCAATCAGATTGGGATGGTACTGCAAGATAACTTCTTGTTTAGCGGCAGTGTCCGTGAGAATATTATGCTAGGTAATCCAGATTGCGATGACGAGGCCGTATTCGCTGCAGCGAGGGCGGCCAATGCCCATGATTTTATCATGGAGCTGCCTCAAGGATACGATACTGAGGTGGGAGAACGAGGGGTGAAGTTATCCGGTGGGCAGAAACAACGGGTAGCAATCGCACGGGTCTTCTTAAAGGATCCACCGATCCTCATTTTGGACGAAGCAACCTCCGCGCTCGATCTGGAATCGGAGAGTTTGATTCAACAATCCCTTCGTCAGCTATCGCAGAGTCGCACAACGTTGATCGTTGCGCATCGTCTATCGACGATTACACATGCAGATCTCATCATTGTTATGAAGAGCGGCTCCATTGCAGAGCGTGGTACGCATGAGGAATTGATGGAGAAGCAGGGAGTGTACGCACAGTTGTATAATATTCAAAACTTAAATTCATAG
- a CDS encoding DUF441 domain-containing protein produces MNQVDITSLLLLLMVALGIFSSNMPITVAMIVLLLLRVFNLQRTFPWLEKYGLTIGIIILTIGVMTPVASGKISPQTLLSSFFHWKSLLAIGIGILVAWLGGRGATLMGNQPTVVAGLLIGTVLGVAFFKGVPVGPLIAAGILSLLIGKL; encoded by the coding sequence ATGAATCAAGTCGACATTACTTCCCTCTTACTACTGCTCATGGTTGCACTGGGGATCTTCAGTAGCAACATGCCGATTACGGTAGCCATGATCGTATTGCTGCTCCTCAGAGTCTTTAATCTGCAGCGCACGTTTCCATGGCTTGAGAAATATGGTCTTACCATCGGGATCATTATCCTCACAATCGGTGTGATGACCCCTGTCGCCAGTGGTAAGATTTCTCCGCAAACTCTACTAAGCTCTTTCTTTCACTGGAAGTCCCTACTGGCCATAGGGATTGGCATACTTGTCGCCTGGCTCGGAGGTCGCGGAGCGACGCTAATGGGTAACCAACCAACTGTCGTTGCTGGCCTGCTCATCGGAACCGTTCTTGGCGTCGCATTTTTCAAGGGAGTCCCCGTAGGGCCACTCATTGCGGCTGGGATCCTCTCTCTGCTTATCGGCAAACTATAG
- a CDS encoding YpdA family putative bacillithiol disulfide reductase — MQDVIIIGAGPCGLSAAIECQRRGLHVLVLEKHCLVHSIYSYPTHMQFFSTAEMLSIGDIPFTSSNDKPFRHEALAYYRGVSDFYSVGVASYEEATNIERQADGTFIVSSITRDGQTWEYKTRYVVISTGYFDHPNLLGIPGEDMSKVSHYFREAHPYTGMKVAIIGGSNSAVDAALELMRVGAEVTVVYRGEQLSDSIKPWVKPIFESMVNKGKIQLKLSSRVIEIEPAHVVVESLEYRSTERIPNDFVLALTGFRPDRKLLMQAGVEMSGDMEKPVFNPETMESNVPGLYVAGVIASGRNANEVFIESGREHGKFIAEHIITSLKDN, encoded by the coding sequence ATGCAAGACGTTATTATCATCGGAGCGGGTCCATGCGGACTTTCTGCAGCTATTGAATGCCAGCGCCGTGGACTACATGTACTCGTACTAGAGAAACATTGTTTGGTCCATTCCATTTATTCATATCCGACCCATATGCAGTTCTTCAGCACAGCGGAAATGCTCTCCATTGGGGATATTCCCTTCACATCGTCGAACGATAAACCCTTTCGTCATGAAGCATTAGCTTATTATCGCGGTGTCAGTGATTTCTATTCCGTTGGGGTTGCGTCTTATGAAGAAGCTACTAACATTGAACGCCAAGCAGATGGGACATTTATCGTATCTTCTATCACAAGGGATGGGCAAACTTGGGAGTATAAGACCCGCTACGTAGTTATTTCTACGGGGTACTTTGATCATCCTAATCTTCTTGGCATTCCAGGGGAAGATATGAGTAAGGTGTCTCATTATTTCCGGGAAGCGCATCCTTATACCGGGATGAAGGTAGCGATCATTGGCGGTAGTAACTCCGCCGTAGATGCAGCACTAGAATTGATGCGTGTTGGTGCTGAAGTAACCGTAGTTTACCGCGGTGAGCAACTATCCGATTCCATTAAGCCATGGGTCAAACCCATTTTTGAAAGTATGGTTAACAAGGGTAAGATTCAACTAAAACTATCTTCTAGGGTCATCGAAATCGAACCTGCCCATGTTGTTGTTGAATCTCTAGAGTATCGGAGTACGGAGCGTATTCCTAACGATTTCGTACTCGCACTTACCGGGTTCCGTCCCGATCGCAAACTACTTATGCAAGCTGGCGTCGAAATGTCTGGGGATATGGAGAAGCCTGTTTTTAATCCAGAGACGATGGAGAGCAACGTGCCTGGTCTATATGTTGCTGGTGTCATCGCTTCAGGACGTAATGCCAATGAGGTATTCATTGAATCTGGCCGTGAACACGGAAAATTTATCGCAGAGCATATCATTACTTCCCTTAAGGACAACTAA
- a CDS encoding DUF3939 domain-containing protein: protein MLSWLRKNNKRSHVLSPSVVQVTLEDMKQAVLRYEAEMPEGINRISLMLSDGSLDTSRLTRYLGGLSARKFYLSRETYEIFEEEDRQIPYYLDLVQAAVDDYLDEKGKLPVLLESPDFQVDFSLLLREHYLKEMPPFPLYVTEQELMLSHRPKMII, encoded by the coding sequence ATGTTGTCTTGGTTGAGAAAAAACAACAAGCGTAGTCACGTGCTTTCCCCGTCCGTCGTTCAGGTCACTTTGGAAGATATGAAACAAGCCGTATTGCGTTATGAAGCAGAGATGCCAGAAGGCATCAATCGGATATCGCTCATGTTATCAGATGGAAGTTTGGATACGTCTCGTTTGACAAGATATTTGGGTGGATTAAGTGCTAGGAAGTTTTATTTGTCTCGTGAAACCTATGAGATCTTTGAAGAAGAAGACAGACAGATTCCATACTATCTAGATCTCGTGCAGGCTGCTGTAGATGATTATCTAGATGAGAAAGGTAAACTACCTGTTCTTCTTGAATCACCCGATTTTCAGGTCGACTTTTCGTTACTTCTGCGTGAGCATTATCTAAAAGAAATGCCCCCATTCCCGCTTTATGTTACGGAACAGGAGCTGATGCTATCGCATCGACCCAAAATGATCATTTAA
- the rsgA gene encoding ribosome small subunit-dependent GTPase A translates to MNLEILETIGWNSKRETAYKQLGLEDVSPGRIVADHGQKYRVMTERGEGWAEMSGRLIHDLGERSAYPAVGDWVAVRFLANEEANGVIHGVLPRSSQISRRAAGSVPVEQIVAANVDILFLVVALNLDFNLRRLERYLIMAWNSGALPIILLSKADLCDDPERYISEVEEVSPGVQVLAVSALENRGAEELHKLLKPGVTVALTGSSGSGKSTIVNWMSGQEMQRTQDIRENDSRGRHTTTHREMFILPQGAVMIDTPGMRELQLWDDEGGWSEAFGDITELAKECRFGDCRHEREAGCAVRAALDNGQLDPKRMDNYRRTQRELKFQSAKERKSVRASKSTADKRKAPRGKGEQRRLFEVVEWE, encoded by the coding sequence TTGAATTTAGAAATTTTAGAAACTATAGGTTGGAACAGTAAGCGGGAGACCGCATATAAGCAATTAGGACTTGAAGACGTAAGTCCGGGCAGAATTGTCGCGGATCACGGGCAAAAATATCGGGTAATGACGGAGCGTGGGGAAGGATGGGCGGAGATGTCCGGCCGGCTGATCCATGATCTTGGTGAACGCAGTGCTTATCCAGCTGTAGGGGATTGGGTAGCTGTAAGGTTCTTAGCAAACGAAGAAGCTAATGGGGTCATTCATGGAGTATTGCCGAGAAGTAGCCAAATATCTAGAAGGGCGGCAGGGAGTGTTCCAGTAGAGCAAATTGTTGCTGCGAATGTAGATATCTTGTTCCTTGTCGTGGCGCTCAATCTGGATTTCAATCTTCGCCGTTTGGAGAGATATTTGATTATGGCCTGGAATAGTGGGGCCTTACCCATCATTTTACTTAGCAAAGCTGATCTGTGCGATGATCCAGAGCGATACATCTCAGAAGTGGAAGAAGTATCCCCAGGTGTTCAGGTGTTAGCTGTTAGTGCGCTAGAGAACCGAGGTGCTGAGGAGCTTCATAAATTATTAAAACCTGGAGTAACAGTGGCGTTAACAGGATCGTCTGGTTCAGGGAAATCAACGATCGTGAACTGGATGTCAGGTCAAGAAATGCAGCGTACCCAAGATATTCGAGAGAACGATAGCCGAGGTCGCCACACAACGACACATCGCGAGATGTTTATTCTGCCACAAGGTGCTGTCATGATTGATACACCAGGTATGCGTGAACTTCAATTATGGGACGATGAGGGCGGTTGGTCGGAAGCGTTTGGTGATATAACCGAGCTTGCGAAGGAATGTCGATTCGGAGATTGCCGTCATGAACGTGAAGCTGGCTGTGCTGTTAGAGCAGCTTTGGATAATGGACAGCTTGACCCCAAACGGATGGATAATTATCGGAGGACACAACGTGAACTGAAATTTCAGAGTGCGAAGGAGAGAAAAAGTGTGAGGGCTAGTAAGTCGACAGCGGACAAAAGAAAAGCTCCGCGGGGGAAAGGGGAGCAACGAAGACTGTTCGAAGTGGTGGAATGGGAGTGA
- a CDS encoding alpha/beta hydrolase → MAYIQCRFFSEVLGLSTSMSVILPEPAASQIGMAGSNVAGPYPTLYLLHGMSDDDSIWMRRTSIERYVSNLGIAVVMPQADLSFYTDMAEGNRYWTFISEELPRVCRSFFPLSNRREDNFVAGLSMGGYGAFKLALRKPDQFCAAASLSGALNISHNLVDEVRGDKEITSLFKRIFGADGPQGTNNDLLTLVEEVAKQEGPKPLLYQCCGTEDFLYQDNLTFRDACHASGLPLTYNESPGSHDWAYWDAKIQDVLSWLPLNKTSN, encoded by the coding sequence ATGGCTTACATTCAATGTCGCTTTTTCTCTGAAGTACTTGGGCTTAGTACATCGATGTCGGTTATTCTGCCAGAGCCCGCAGCATCGCAGATTGGAATGGCCGGAAGCAACGTCGCCGGACCTTACCCGACCTTATATCTGCTACATGGAATGTCTGACGATGACAGTATCTGGATGCGACGTACATCCATCGAACGTTATGTATCTAATCTAGGGATTGCAGTTGTCATGCCACAAGCTGATTTAAGCTTTTATACTGACATGGCTGAAGGCAATCGATATTGGACATTTATCAGTGAAGAACTTCCAAGGGTCTGCCGTTCATTCTTTCCTCTCTCGAACCGACGCGAAGATAATTTTGTTGCTGGACTGTCGATGGGTGGTTACGGAGCCTTCAAACTAGCATTACGCAAACCAGATCAATTCTGCGCAGCTGCTAGTCTCTCAGGCGCACTTAATATATCCCATAATCTCGTCGATGAGGTAAGAGGTGACAAGGAGATTACTTCTCTATTCAAGCGGATCTTTGGAGCAGATGGTCCCCAAGGCACGAATAACGACTTACTAACTCTCGTAGAAGAAGTTGCCAAACAGGAAGGTCCGAAACCTTTACTCTATCAATGCTGTGGAACCGAAGATTTCCTCTATCAGGACAACCTCACGTTCCGCGATGCCTGTCATGCTTCAGGACTTCCGCTAACTTATAACGAAAGCCCTGGATCACATGATTGGGCATACTGGGACGCTAAAATTCAGGATGTATTGTCTTGGCTTCCGCTAAACAAAACATCGAACTAA
- a CDS encoding MFS transporter: MNFPWKRNLYVLWIGVFFCSMAYSMVIPFLSLFIAHDLGVTDHLTLWSGFAFGITFLAGALISPFWGSLSDKYGRKPMLLRSGFALCGVYILTSFVQNPYQLVAVRILSGLLAGYVPSAIALVATNTPEKNVGYSLGIMSTASAAGGIIGPMIGGFLSKYIGYRESFLAAGAVVCLSALVAWFFVKEENYDKNRERSHVLDDLKKASANSPFMKQLIIALIVTSSVMVLEPLLSLYVLDLGASRSDASFSSGIIFSAVGISTVIAAPIWGRIGQRIGYRNTLIIGLLGGGLGNFLQVFVHNLVGFGILRFVYGLFFAAVFPALNALIVKVTEPEFRGRAFSLNQSANQLGNMVGPMSGGALAGWVSIPFVFVLNGLLLVITATTLRLKSRRS; the protein is encoded by the coding sequence ATGAATTTCCCCTGGAAAAGGAATCTATACGTGCTCTGGATCGGTGTTTTTTTCTGTAGTATGGCGTACTCTATGGTTATTCCATTTCTATCTTTGTTTATAGCACACGATCTTGGTGTCACAGATCATTTAACGCTATGGTCAGGATTTGCATTTGGGATCACATTTCTTGCTGGTGCACTGATCTCACCATTTTGGGGTTCGCTCTCGGACAAATATGGACGTAAACCGATGCTGTTACGCTCGGGGTTTGCTCTTTGTGGTGTTTATATTTTAACCTCATTTGTTCAGAATCCTTATCAGCTCGTGGCGGTTCGGATCTTGTCCGGATTACTGGCAGGTTATGTGCCTTCAGCGATTGCTTTGGTGGCAACGAATACGCCAGAGAAGAATGTTGGTTATTCGCTCGGTATTATGTCAACGGCAAGCGCAGCGGGTGGTATTATTGGCCCGATGATCGGCGGTTTTTTAAGTAAATATATAGGATACCGCGAATCTTTTCTGGCTGCAGGTGCGGTAGTATGTCTCTCTGCATTAGTTGCTTGGTTCTTCGTAAAAGAAGAGAATTATGATAAGAACCGCGAACGCTCGCATGTGCTTGACGACTTAAAGAAAGCTTCTGCCAATTCACCATTCATGAAACAGTTGATTATCGCGCTTATTGTTACCTCATCGGTCATGGTACTAGAACCATTGCTATCACTGTACGTGCTTGACCTTGGAGCCTCTAGGTCAGATGCGTCTTTCAGTTCAGGAATCATTTTCTCGGCGGTTGGGATATCAACTGTGATTGCTGCGCCAATATGGGGAAGAATAGGTCAGCGAATTGGGTATCGAAATACACTGATTATTGGCTTACTAGGTGGCGGCTTGGGCAACTTCCTTCAGGTGTTTGTTCATAATCTCGTGGGTTTTGGGATACTTCGTTTTGTATATGGTCTGTTCTTCGCAGCAGTCTTTCCTGCGCTTAATGCATTGATTGTAAAAGTAACTGAACCAGAGTTCCGAGGAAGGGCATTTAGTCTAAACCAATCTGCAAATCAGCTAGGGAATATGGTCGGGCCAATGTCAGGGGGAGCTTTAGCCGGTTGGGTATCTATACCTTTCGTATTCGTACTCAACGGATTACTTCTGGTTATTACGGCGACGACACTCCGATTGAAGTCGCGAAGATCATAA
- a CDS encoding class I SAM-dependent methyltransferase: protein MSEVVRNYYENNAEHEWERLNQPYSKIEFLSTLRLFEKYLSPAGHICDVGSGPGRYSIELLKQGYQVTLFEISQQELDIASERIQELGLQAEAYICDNATNMHVLDDEAYEAVLVMGPLYHIHDDEARSKIIRETSRILKKDGVAIFAYINSWGALKAGVSEFSEEFRDLNHLYNYLGELKLDENQGFTECYFTTPVKALDEVTLGGFEIVTYAGTESFLAGMRPEVTRLYNEDRIVYDHLLQVASESCELPQYRDATEHLHIVARKR, encoded by the coding sequence ATGAGTGAAGTTGTAAGAAACTATTATGAGAACAATGCAGAGCATGAATGGGAGAGATTAAACCAGCCTTACAGTAAAATTGAATTCTTAAGTACATTACGATTATTTGAGAAGTACTTATCTCCCGCAGGGCATATTTGTGATGTCGGCTCCGGTCCTGGGAGATATTCGATAGAGCTGTTAAAACAAGGGTATCAGGTTACATTGTTCGAAATCTCGCAACAAGAGCTCGATATTGCTTCAGAGAGAATTCAAGAATTAGGACTACAAGCTGAAGCCTATATCTGCGATAATGCGACGAATATGCATGTTCTTGATGATGAAGCTTATGAAGCTGTTCTAGTGATGGGACCGCTATATCATATTCATGATGATGAGGCGCGAAGTAAAATAATTCGGGAAACCTCAAGAATTCTAAAAAAAGATGGTGTAGCGATTTTCGCATACATAAATTCATGGGGGGCACTAAAGGCTGGGGTATCTGAATTTAGTGAGGAATTTAGAGATTTAAACCATCTTTATAATTATTTAGGCGAGCTAAAGTTGGATGAGAATCAGGGTTTTACAGAATGTTATTTCACGACACCAGTAAAGGCACTAGACGAAGTTACATTAGGCGGATTTGAGATTGTAACATACGCGGGGACTGAAAGCTTCCTAGCAGGTATGCGTCCCGAAGTAACAAGATTGTACAATGAAGATCGCATCGTTTATGATCATCTATTACAAGTGGCGAGTGAAAGCTGTGAGTTACCACAGTACCGTGACGCGACGGAACATCTGCATATTGTGGCAAGAAAGAGATAG
- a CDS encoding GntR family transcriptional regulator, translating into MNIILSHSSGEPIYLQIVQQIRGAILQGELSPGMPLPSIRQLAKDLQISVITTKRAYNELEQAGLVDSVVGKGSFVSGGNKEFIREQRMRMLEDKLREVLEECRSIPISSDELVDWIKLLEKEGDSK; encoded by the coding sequence ATGAATATTATTCTCTCCCATTCATCTGGGGAACCTATATATTTGCAAATTGTTCAGCAAATCCGAGGGGCAATTCTGCAAGGAGAGCTCTCCCCAGGCATGCCGCTTCCCTCCATCCGCCAGCTTGCTAAGGATCTGCAAATTAGCGTCATTACAACGAAAAGGGCATATAACGAATTGGAGCAGGCAGGATTAGTTGATTCAGTTGTTGGTAAGGGATCTTTTGTATCAGGCGGGAATAAAGAATTTATCCGTGAACAGCGAATGCGGATGCTGGAAGATAAACTCCGGGAAGTATTGGAGGAATGTCGTAGTATCCCCATTAGTAGTGATGAATTAGTCGATTGGATCAAGCTATTGGAGAAAGAAGGCGATAGTAAATGA
- a CDS encoding ABC transporter ATP-binding protein, giving the protein MSHAIEVTEVSKTYKNYKLSDVTFGVPKGYITGLIGPNGAGKSTIIKMIMGMVQPDQGSISVLGNVLSPHSGNYKEEIGYVSDENIYYDCLSMRRMKQIIAPFYSKWDEDAYTKYMTLFELPERKKIKDCSKGMKMKFSIAMALSYHPSLLIMDEPTAGLDPVFRRELLDLLSDYIMDEEKSILFSTHLTTDLDRVADYITFLNKGSLVLTDTKDDVLERYILVRGASSLLDSDVRKELVGVRETAVGFEGLARERNKAMELFGDRVLYQQPTLEEIMYFTSKGGKQHA; this is encoded by the coding sequence ATGAGTCATGCGATCGAAGTGACCGAGGTAAGCAAAACATATAAGAACTATAAACTGTCGGATGTGACGTTTGGTGTACCCAAGGGTTATATAACTGGACTAATTGGTCCCAATGGGGCTGGTAAGAGTACGATCATTAAGATGATTATGGGGATGGTCCAACCCGATCAAGGTAGTATTTCGGTCTTGGGAAATGTGTTAAGTCCACATAGTGGCAACTATAAGGAAGAGATTGGGTACGTATCAGATGAGAACATATATTACGACTGTCTATCTATGAGGCGAATGAAGCAGATTATAGCTCCTTTCTATAGTAAATGGGACGAAGATGCCTACACCAAATATATGACTTTGTTTGAGTTGCCAGAGCGTAAGAAGATTAAAGATTGTTCCAAAGGCATGAAGATGAAATTCTCCATTGCGATGGCCTTATCTTATCACCCTTCTTTGTTGATTATGGATGAACCTACCGCGGGGCTTGATCCTGTCTTCCGGCGTGAATTGTTAGATTTACTCTCGGATTACATCATGGATGAAGAAAAAAGCATTCTATTCTCCACGCATTTGACAACTGATCTGGACCGGGTAGCGGACTATATAACGTTTTTGAATAAGGGGAGTCTCGTATTAACAGATACCAAAGACGATGTCCTGGAGCGTTATATACTCGTGAGAGGTGCAAGTAGTTTATTGGATTCAGATGTTAGAAAAGAATTGGTTGGCGTGCGAGAGACGGCCGTTGGATTCGAGGGATTAGCTAGAGAACGAAATAAAGCTATGGAATTGTTTGGGGATCGTGTACTGTATCAGCAGCCTACTTTAGAAGAGATCATGTATTTTACGTCAAAAGGAGGTAAACAACATGCATAG
- a CDS encoding ABC-2 transporter permease, whose product MHSMASLLRKDFQLIQRYLWIILIYAVVFSSLFHKDNQMLFGLLPSMIFIITNSMDMRMPNQRFLVSLPVNRRFLVISKYTNSLIFIVLGFVLCMLINGMSDLYNVGRIGWNLQFVAGTFMSMLLVVLIYLPLHYWLAHRGAQILNVVMMAMVMGGSTAISGIINDVDSAELMNWIASHQAALGWFSIFSMLLCLFISYRISLHIFMRRDL is encoded by the coding sequence ATGCATAGTATGGCTTCACTGTTGCGTAAGGATTTTCAGTTGATTCAGCGTTATTTATGGATAATTTTGATTTATGCCGTTGTGTTTTCTTCTCTTTTTCATAAAGACAATCAAATGCTGTTTGGTCTGCTGCCTAGCATGATATTTATTATAACAAATAGTATGGATATGCGAATGCCTAACCAGCGATTTCTGGTCAGTCTCCCTGTGAATCGTAGATTCTTGGTGATTTCAAAATATACAAACTCTCTGATCTTCATCGTACTTGGATTTGTTCTTTGTATGCTTATAAATGGGATGTCGGATTTATATAATGTAGGGCGGATCGGATGGAATCTACAATTTGTTGCCGGTACGTTTATGAGTATGCTTCTGGTTGTCTTGATTTATTTACCGCTCCACTACTGGTTAGCTCATAGAGGGGCTCAAATTCTTAATGTTGTTATGATGGCCATGGTGATGGGGGGAAGTACGGCTATTTCAGGCATAATAAATGATGTGGACTCAGCAGAACTTATGAATTGGATTGCTTCCCATCAAGCAGCGTTAGGGTGGTTCAGTATATTCAGTATGCTACTCTGTCTTTTCATTTCATATCGGATTTCGTTGCACATATTTATGAGAAGGGATCTATAA
- a CDS encoding SDR family oxidoreductase: protein MSINQANRGRFEGKCAIVTGAGSGIGKAAAIKLAKEGAKVALFDLLNSRTQGTEAEINKVHPGMSRAFDVDVSDPVRVEQAVREVAEHFGGIDIVFANAGINGAVGPIEEMTFDEWQKTMSINLNGTFLTVKHTVPYLKKQSGGSIIITSSINGNDRFSGFGMSAYSTTKAGQVAFAKMAALELAKYKIRVNVICPGAIATNIDSSTEVSEDLQEIIIPVEYPEGSQPLADGPGEAENVADLVAFLASNESIHVTGARIVIDGAESLL, encoded by the coding sequence ATGTCGATAAATCAAGCGAATAGAGGGCGGTTTGAAGGTAAGTGTGCCATCGTGACCGGAGCTGGTTCGGGAATTGGGAAGGCGGCTGCAATCAAGCTGGCCAAAGAAGGGGCCAAGGTAGCGCTTTTTGATCTTTTGAATAGCCGAACCCAAGGTACGGAAGCAGAGATCAACAAGGTCCACCCCGGAATGTCCCGTGCATTTGATGTAGATGTGTCTGACCCTGTGCGAGTAGAACAAGCTGTTCGTGAAGTGGCTGAGCATTTTGGTGGTATCGATATCGTGTTCGCTAATGCGGGGATTAATGGTGCTGTAGGACCAATTGAAGAAATGACGTTTGATGAATGGCAAAAAACCATGAGCATTAATCTAAATGGAACATTTCTAACTGTAAAACATACGGTACCGTACCTGAAAAAACAGAGTGGAGGGAGCATCATTATCACCAGCTCCATCAATGGTAACGACCGTTTCTCAGGTTTTGGGATGTCAGCTTACAGTACAACGAAGGCCGGACAAGTGGCTTTTGCTAAAATGGCTGCGCTAGAACTAGCTAAATATAAGATCCGGGTTAATGTTATCTGCCCAGGTGCGATTGCTACGAATATTGACTCCAGTACGGAAGTTAGCGAAGATTTGCAGGAGATTATCATTCCAGTGGAGTATCCGGAAGGCTCTCAGCCCCTTGCGGATGGACCGGGAGAAGCTGAGAATGTAGCGGATCTTGTGGCGTTCCTTGCTTCGAATGAATCGATCCATGTCACAGGGGCTAGAATCGTCATTGACGGTGCGGAATCGTTGTTGTAA